The genomic region TGATAACGCCCAGAATTAAAAGATCAGTGGAACGCAAGGGGATCACCTCTGGGTAATTCTTTGGGGTCTAGTCGTTAGACTAAAGGGTAACGTTCAAGGGTCCTGTTGTTAGTGCTGTGGCATTCCTACCCCAAAGTACCATGCGCCTTTGCTACCACCCCGGTAACATCCGGTGCCGGCTGCTTGCCCGGGTGACCTTTTAGGAAATACAACAGATACTCAATATTTCCTTCCGGCCCCCGGACCGGGGAGAAGTCCAGTCCGCCTGCCTGCCAATTTAAACCTGTTACTACATCAATAATCTTATTAATTACATCGATATGTACATCCGGTTCCCGCACCACGCCTTTTTTGCCCACCCGGTCCCGGCCTGCTTCAAATTGAGGTTTAATTAAGGCCACTCCTTCAGCCACCGGACTGGTCAGCTCATCCACCCGGGGCAGCACCAGGGCCAGGGAAATAAATGACACATCAATGGTGGCAAAGTCCGGTTTCTCTGGCAAGGCACCGGGGTCTAAATATCTGATATTGGTCCGCTCCATGGATACCACCCGGGGGTCTGACCGCAATTTCCAGGCCA from Desulfotomaculum nigrificans DSM 574 harbors:
- a CDS encoding TlyA family RNA methyltransferase, which produces MAVTKERLDVYLVNHGYFSSREKARAAVMAGLVFVDNRRVDKPGYPVKPDAHVQVQGDPLPYVSRGGLKLAKAIEVFNIDLNNRVVIDIGASTGGFTDCALQNGARLVYSVDVGYGQLAWKLRSDPRVVSMERTNIRYLDPGALPEKPDFATIDVSFISLALVLPRVDELTSPVAEGVALIKPQFEAGRDRVGKKGVVREPDVHIDVINKIIDVVTGLNWQAGGLDFSPVRGPEGNIEYLLYFLKGHPGKQPAPDVTGVVAKAHGTLG